From Nicotiana tabacum cultivar K326 chromosome 22, ASM71507v2, whole genome shotgun sequence, one genomic window encodes:
- the LOC107796092 gene encoding uncharacterized protein LOC107796092, translating to MARQKHQQAVPVPKTKKGSSGTSLVDQLSEDSWIIVKKQKVTILIPPLPVLKQSVVHDAGETLLHVPTIKPTDTQTYQVEMHTEGDVVCKMEEPMSLAPKLAIPTVAKVVPQSISQLPRPSRLIERERVETRPMPSFRTNRTAGVCSASKIAKRSIITADRSAMINKRMRAINLERKLQSAGGLRSWLVSRGLDHFVSIFQSKSINKYQLANLTMEKLKEMGSHAVGPRRKLIHAIDCLCHPFCFEHM from the coding sequence ATGGCAAGGCAAAAACATCAACAAGCTGTGCCTGTTCCGAAAACTAAGAAAGGTAGTTCGGGTACCTCATTGGTGGACCAGCTGAGTGAAGATAGCTGGATAATAGTCAAGAAGCAGAAAGTCACCATTTTGATCCCTCCCCTACCTGTACTTAAGCAGTCCGTGGTGCATGACGCTGGAGAAACCCTGCTACATGTACCAACAATTAAACCTACTGATACTCAAACATATCAAGTTGAGATGCATACTGAAGGAGACGTAGTTTGTAAAATGGAGGAGCCAATGTCTTTGGCACCTAAACTTGCTATACCAACAGTTGCCAAAGTAGTTCCTCAATCAATTTCTCAGTTGCCAAGACCATCTAGGCTAATTGAAAGAGAGCGCGTAGAAACCCGGCCAATGCCTAGTTTCAGAACTAATAGAACGGCTGGTGTTTGCTCTGCCTCAAAGATTGCCAAGCGATCAATTATCACTGCTGATAGGAGTGCGATGATAAATAAAAGAATGAGAGCAATTAATCTTGAGCGCAAGCTTCAAAGTGCTGGAGGATTGAGAAGTTGGTTGGTTTCGAGGGGCCTTGATCATTTTGTGAGCATCTTTCAGAGCAAGAGCATCAACAAGTATCAGTTGGCAAATCTGACCATGGAAAAGCTCAAGGAGATGGGTTCACATGCTGTTGGTCCTCGGAGAAAGCTGATACATGCTATTGACTGCCTTTGTCATCCATTCTGTTTTGAGCATATGTGA
- the LOC107796093 gene encoding peptidyl-tRNA hydrolase, mitochondrial-like, which yields MNEMLRRICRRNFCTCSPRPWLFFGLGDPGDKYRGTRHNVCFEMLDSFAESLGIHMETAHCKAMFGKGFISGVLVLLAKPETCMNLSGESAGPLAAYYNILLTRVVVFHDDMDLPCGVLCLHPKGGHHSHNGLKSMIYHFCGNREFPRLRIGVGRPPGQMDTKAFMLQKFNATARERIDAALLEGVHALKQVLSKGFSESSKCFNIEQKYKHIRLQSLPR from the coding sequence ATGAATGAAATGCTTAGAAGGATTTGTAGGCGCAACTTCTGCACTTGTTCTCCTCGGCCATGGCTCTTTTTTGGGTTGGGCGATCCTGGTGATAAATACAGGGGAACGAGACACAATGTTTGTTTTGAAATGCTTGATTCATTTGCAGAGTCGCTGGGGATTCATATGGAGACAGCACATTGTAAAGCTATGTTTGGAAAAGGTTTTATCAGTGGCGTTCTAGTTCTCCTAGCAAAGCCAGAAACTTGCATGAATTTGAGTGGTGAATCTGCAGGCCCACTTGCAGCATATTACAACATCCTTCTCACTCGTGTGGTTGTGTTTCATGATGATATGGATTTACCATGTGGAGTTCTTTGTCTTCACCCTAAGGGAGGTCATCACAGCCATAATGGATTGAAGAGCATGATTTATCATTTTTGTGGAAATCGAGAATTTCCTCGGTTAAGGATAGGTGTTGGAAGACCTCCTGGTCAAATGGACACCAAAGCATTCATGCTTCAAAAATTTAACGCAACTGCTAGAGAACGAATTGATGCTGCATTACTTGAAGGAGTACATGCATTGAAGCAGGTCTTATCCAAAGGCTTCTCCGAAAGTTCTAAATGCTTCAATATAGAGCAGAAGTACAAGCACATAAGATTGCAGTCACTGCCAAGATGA